From Bacillota bacterium:
CAGCACGATCTCGGACACCAGCCCGCTTATCATCAGGGTATATGCGAACGTCGACCCCACAAGTCCCGCTCCGACCACCGTAATCTTGTTCCTTCGCCGTCTGAGTCTCAGGTGCCGCATGCACTCGCTCCTTTCGGGGTTTGGCCCGGATGAGTTCTCATGTCCTCACCCTGCTATTTTCCCCTCAGACGAACGAAAAACGCGCCGCGGCTGACCTTACGGTCAGGGGCGGCGCGCTGCGCCCCGGGGCAATACTAGTCCTCTCCGGCCTCGAGGACGAAGTTCACAACGAACACTCCATTACGGGCGCCAACGTCGACGGTCTTGTTCTGTGTTGTGTATCCCTGCTTCGACGCCGTCACATCGTACCTGTCCAGTCGCACTGGCGGGACCGACCATGCTCCTGAGCCATTCGTTACAGTGGCGTAGGTTGGGTATCCAGCTGTCCTCGGCTTGACCTCAACCGCAGCGCCGGCGAGCGGCTGGCCTTCCACCTGGCCATATACCATCCCGCTCAGGCTGGCGTACCCGCCGAAGTATATCTCCAGACACCCGGTGGTGGTTAGGCACAGGCAAAGAACAGCCAGAACGAAAAAGGCTCGTTTCACTTTGTCGCGACCTCCAATCCGCAAACCTGCCGACCCCATCCGGGCCGGATCACGCCGGATTCTTTCGACACACATCGGGGGGCTCCTGCACGCTTCACATGTCCCCGATATTACACATGGCTCAGGCCCAGCCCCGCAGCTTCGTGCTCGTTCCCGCGAATCATGGAACCTATGGTCCCATACATCCCCACAGCTATCCAGGAATCGGCCCGGACCACCGCAAACCTGAGCCCAACTGTTCGCAGGATGTGCCCGAGTGCCATCTGCCCGCGGAGCAGGCCGATCAGGGCCTCATTGACGGCATGGTAGAGAGCGTGCAGTTCGCGGACGTCACGCTCGATTACGTTCTCCCGCAGCGACGCGGTCTCCACGGCGGAGATGACCTTCTCCAGTTCGGTGGCGCCAACACGCCCCGTACACATCCTCCAGTTCGCGGGGGCCTCAGTCCTGCCAGGCTCCTGGTCAGCACTTTCCGAAAGCGCCAGAAGGAGCGCCAGTCTGCCCGGAGCCGGCCCAGTCTGCTCCATGAATACGTCCTCCATTTCAACTCACGCGTTCGGCTGCACAAGTGACAGGAATCACCCCAGCCGTCCTGTTCACAGCCTTTCGAA
This genomic window contains:
- a CDS encoding carboxypeptidase-like regulatory domain-containing protein, giving the protein MKRAFFVLAVLCLCLTTTGCLEIYFGGYASLSGMVYGQVEGQPLAGAAVEVKPRTAGYPTYATVTNGSGAWSVPPVRLDRYDVTASKQGYTTQNKTVDVGARNGVFVVNFVLEAGED
- a CDS encoding transcriptional regulator, with translation MEQTGPAPGRLALLLALSESADQEPGRTEAPANWRMCTGRVGATELEKVISAVETASLRENVIERDVRELHALYHAVNEALIGLLRGQMALGHILRTVGLRFAVVRADSWIAVGMYGTIGSMIRGNEHEAAGLGLSHV